Below is a window of Tolypothrix bouteillei VB521301 DNA.
CTGGCTGCGGTTGACTGTAGTTTGTTTTCCACTTGCAGTCGCTTGTTGCAAGCCTCCCTTCGATGCGGCTAATTTCGCTTGGGCGCTGACAACGCCTTCTTGCGCTTGTGCTAGTTGAGATTGTGCTTTGGCTACGCCAACTCTTGCTGCTGCGAGTCTCGCTTGTGCTTGTTGCACTGCTTGAGTAGCCGCGCTCTTCTGTGCGGAAGCAACATCATAGGCTGCTTTTGCTGTATCTAATTGTTGGCGAGCAATTGCGCCTTGTTGATATAAGGTGTTGTAACGGTTGTAATCAGCTTGGGCTTTCTGTAAATTCGCATCTGCTTGTGCTACCTGTGCTTGGGCTGTGGGAACTCCTGCTTCAGCGACTTTGACTTCTGCTTGTGCTGCAGGAATTCCTGCTTGGGCTTCTTGCACTGCTGCAGTAGCAGTGGAAATCGCTGCTAATGCTCCACTCACATCTCCTTGTGCTTGAGTGGTTTTAGCTGTGGTTGTTTCTGAAGCCAGAGCAATGTTTGCTTGTGCGGCTTCTGCTTGACGGCGGGCATTTTGTAATGCTGCGGTTGCTTGCTGCACTTTGCTCTGATAATCTCGGGGATCGAGTTTTACTAACAATTGTCCCGGTTGCACTAACTGGTTGTCATTCACCAGAACTTGACTGACTGTTCCGGGAATACGACTGCTAACTTGGTGAATGTGTCCTGCTACTTGGGCGTTGTCTGTTTCTTGATGGCTGGACGCATACTGCCACCATCGATAACCAAAACCGCTTGCTGCGATCGCACCCACACCCAATGCTGCCAATATCAATCCCATTGGCTTCTTCTGTTTTGAGTTTTCTGGTGGTTGCGGTACGGTTTCTTGATTTTCTTCTTCTAATGGAGTATTGACACTCTTTTCTGGAATCAGTACTGCGGTTTCTTCATTTGCAGTTTTATCTGCTGTCGCGGCTTCGAGTGTCTCTAGATCTTTGACGAGTTCTGGTTCTAAAACTACTGTTTTATGTCCGTTACGTCTGTTTCCGTTATCGTTTGTGAGTTTCATGATGACTGGGCTTCCCTGATAGATTGAAAGTAAATTTTTGTAAATTGCTTAGAGTACGTAATATTTGCTTAGAGCTTGTTTATTTAGAATACGTAATATCTTAAAAGAAAAATTTAAATCTGGTATCACCCATTCAGGTGATTCTTTTATGAAAGATTGTCAATTGCCTTACTCAGTAATTGGGAAAATAACTCGCGATCGGCGTAGGAAATACCGCGCATCGCTTGCTCGCGAATTTCAACTGCTATAGGTGGTAACACAGTTTCGAGTTCCTTACCTGCGTCGGTTAACCAGATGCGCCAGATGCGGCGATCGCGAGAATCGCGTTCTCGACGAATCAATTTTCTTTCCTCCATTCTATCCAGGACACCAGTTAACGTACCGCCGACTTGTTGTAGTTTATCCCCTATACTAGAAGTCGGTAAACCGTCTTCTTCCCACAGACAACACAGAACAACCCAATGAAAGGGTGTCAAGCCAAACGGTTCCAAATGTTCTGTAAACTTGCGAGCAAGGAGTTGTGAAAGAAGTTTAATGCGGTAGCCCGTGCCATAGGGAGCACGAACTTGCTGCCAAGACGCCAAATCTTGAGAATTATGTGGTTTGGGAACCATACTCAATTATTTAGTGTACGTAATATTATTTTGCCATATTATCATTAATTAGCAAAAGCTAGAAAGAGGATGCTTACCCTTTCCCACTACGCTTGTCAATCATATCAGCCAATAAAGCAAACATACCCAGTTGAGTAGCAGCAACAAAGAGAATCAAAGTACGCTCGGTTAAATCGCGTCTAATAAAGATATCTTGACAAAGTGTAATCAGAAAAGCTGCGAAAAACAACCCAGCAACAGGTAAAAAGACACGTAATGGAGCAAAATACACTCCTACACGCAGAATGAGTTGCACAAAACGTAAAGTATCTTGAACGGGTTTGATCTTGCTCTTACCAACCCGATGATGGTAGTCAATCGGGACATAATGAACGATGTAGTGATTGGTGAGCATCGCCAGTGTAATGGTGGTAGTAAAGCTGAAGGTATCAGGTAGGATATTTAAAAATTCCTCAACAATGCTTTTACGGAACACCCTTAACCCACTATTCAAGTCAGGAATGCTCGTCATGGAAATCCATTCTGCAAAACGGACTAAAAACCACTTTGGGATTTTACGGAGATTTGAGTACGTGACATTGTTCCCTATTCTAGCTCCAACAACCATATCAGCCTGGTTAGTAAGAGCTACTAGTTCTGGAATCCGCTCGTTAGGATAAGTCCCATCAGCATCAGTAATGACAATCAGGGGATACTTAGCTTGACGAATTCCTGATTTTAAAGCTGCACCATACCCCCGATTTCTGATATGTTCTATGATACGAATATCACTGTGGGAGCTTAAAATATCACCAGTCTCATCTGTAGAGCCATCGTTAACCACAATAATTTCGTACTGACAGCGAGCTAAGTTAAGGGTACGGTGCAAATTACTTAATGTTGCTGCAATACTTTTTTCTTCGTTATATACAGGCAGAACAAGCGAAAAAGCTGGACATACAGATTGTGTAACTTGAGAATCTTTACCTATTTGCGTGTCTGACTGCATAATGATTTCTGAAAAGCACTATGTATATAACTTTGTTCATTTAAGCATAGGAAAAGCTAATTCGATAGTCAACAGAAGTATGAAGCCCAGCCCTTAAATTAATTTAGAGAGCTTGAAAGAACTCCAAAAAGCATTGATTTTCCTCTCCAGATTTATCTGTATCTGTTATCTTTTATTAGATCGAGAATGAAACATTTTTTTTTCATCCTTTAT
It encodes the following:
- a CDS encoding HlyD family secretion protein, whose amino-acid sequence is MKLTNDNGNRRNGHKTVVLEPELVKDLETLEAATADKTANEETAVLIPEKSVNTPLEEENQETVPQPPENSKQKKPMGLILAALGVGAIAASGFGYRWWQYASSHQETDNAQVAGHIHQVSSRIPGTVSQVLVNDNQLVQPGQLLVKLDPRDYQSKVQQATAALQNARRQAEAAQANIALASETTTAKTTQAQGDVSGALAAISTATAAVQEAQAGIPAAQAEVKVAEAGVPTAQAQVAQADANLQKAQADYNRYNTLYQQGAIARQQLDTAKAAYDVASAQKSAATQAVQQAQARLAAARVGVAKAQSQLAQAQEGVVSAQAKLAASKGGLQQATASGKQTTVNRSQFEAAKAAIAQTEASLKDAQLQLSYTNITAPASGHIGRKTVEVGNRIQAGTPLMAIVSNEYWLVANFKETQLEDMKPGQEVEIKLDAFPHHTFVGHVDSISPASGAQFALLPPDNATGNFTKIVQRVPVKIVFEPKSIKGYEARITPGMSADVSVTVK
- a CDS encoding MarR family winged helix-turn-helix transcriptional regulator; its protein translation is MVPKPHNSQDLASWQQVRAPYGTGYRIKLLSQLLARKFTEHLEPFGLTPFHWVVLCCLWEEDGLPTSSIGDKLQQVGGTLTGVLDRMEERKLIRRERDSRDRRIWRIWLTDAGKELETVLPPIAVEIREQAMRGISYADRELFSQLLSKAIDNLS
- a CDS encoding glycosyltransferase family 2 protein; the encoded protein is MQSDTQIGKDSQVTQSVCPAFSLVLPVYNEEKSIAATLSNLHRTLNLARCQYEIIVVNDGSTDETGDILSSHSDIRIIEHIRNRGYGAALKSGIRQAKYPLIVITDADGTYPNERIPELVALTNQADMVVGARIGNNVTYSNLRKIPKWFLVRFAEWISMTSIPDLNSGLRVFRKSIVEEFLNILPDTFSFTTTITLAMLTNHYIVHYVPIDYHHRVGKSKIKPVQDTLRFVQLILRVGVYFAPLRVFLPVAGLFFAAFLITLCQDIFIRRDLTERTLILFVAATQLGMFALLADMIDKRSGKG